In Oceanobacillus sp. FSL K6-2867, one DNA window encodes the following:
- a CDS encoding MurR/RpiR family transcriptional regulator codes for MTENNHSLLKNMINMKDSLPKRQRHLCDYVLKNFQSLGLVTIQELSRESNVGVSTVMRTIHSLGYSNFNDFRKDIYDESLTENMNSQWKLRTSLENVVDQGYEHTLVRMYKESVSLLDKSLNEDLLESFDKAIDMLVQAKCINIYGTRPYKPVALYFEQLIGEFYPKVRQLSHDSEIVFDKVLQIEKDEVLLIFAFEPYTERIIRAAKVAYELDIPIILITDYISCPIIKYATTILKIEVSEDKFSIIPTIALVEAMIIEFGKRFSGDSIEKLNKLEKILQENYVTISY; via the coding sequence ATGACAGAAAATAATCACTCCTTGTTAAAGAATATGATCAATATGAAGGATAGTTTACCTAAAAGACAAAGACATTTATGTGATTATGTATTAAAAAATTTTCAATCTTTAGGTTTAGTTACTATTCAGGAGCTCTCTCGCGAATCCAATGTCGGTGTGTCAACGGTTATGCGGACCATTCATTCATTGGGATATAGTAATTTTAATGATTTCAGGAAAGATATTTATGATGAATCTTTGACTGAAAATATGAATTCACAATGGAAGTTAAGAACATCTCTTGAGAATGTTGTGGATCAAGGATACGAGCATACATTGGTTAGGATGTATAAAGAGTCTGTAAGTCTGCTGGATAAATCATTAAATGAGGATTTGTTAGAGAGCTTTGATAAGGCGATTGATATGCTGGTTCAAGCTAAATGTATTAATATTTATGGCACAAGACCTTATAAGCCGGTCGCTCTATATTTTGAACAGCTAATTGGAGAGTTTTATCCAAAGGTAAGGCAGTTAAGTCACGATTCTGAAATTGTTTTTGATAAGGTGCTGCAAATAGAAAAGGACGAGGTTTTATTAATTTTTGCTTTTGAACCATATACCGAACGTATTATTCGTGCTGCTAAAGTAGCATATGAATTAGATATTCCAATTATTTTAATCACCGATTATATATCTTGTCCAATTATTAAATATGCAACTACAATACTGAAAATCGAAGTGAGCGAGGATAAATTCTCTATTATCCCAACAATTGCTCTAGTAGAAGCGATGATAATTGAATTTGGAAAACGTTTTTCTGGTGACTCTATTGAGAAACTCAATAAATTAGAAAAGATACTGCAAGAAAACTATGTAACGATTTCGTATTAG